tgtttttcactgatttcatcattgcttagttaatcttaagttaattttaagccagcccgtaatgctatgcatagtataagtggctttggcatgctgctcttatctgtatttttttttgtacctctgtaagtgtgctcaaattataaataaataaataaaataaaaaaaaataaatttgtaaAGCTTCGCCCAATGTGGGGGCGAAATGTTATCAATAAATGATAGCATTATACAGTTATACTGCATTTCCCTCTTTCAAAACTGCTATTAGACGAGTAGTGGTCCCTCCGCTCTGCACCATACCTCGCTTCCTAAACCTTCCTTGTTACTAGATGTCATAACCAGTGCAGGAGGCAGACCACAAGTTACCCAGGCGATAGGGCTGCGGGGGCTCCAGCTCCAGTAGGGCTGAGCTGAGAACAGAGCCTCATACCAGCAAGAACACGGGACCTTAAAGAAGCACCTAATTTCCCCAGCCGtctaacatgttcattttccactatagtctaccttgtccataattactatcgtacttactttgtttcgtaaggtgaagtctaagatctttccttaattcacggTATAACTTAAATGTATGAGGACAATCGTGTTGTAGAGGTTTGAGTCAAGGTTGCCAGAGATGCAACCTTGACTCCTGCTACTCcaacacctctgctactaccTACGAGCTCCGTGTGATTGGGGAAGGTAGTAGACGAGTCTGAGATGGCTCACCATCCTACTTAAACTGAGGACTGTACTGAGCCCCTACCATAGGGCTATAAACGGCACCCCATTTGTACAGACTCCAATATTCCCTTGGGAACTAGTGGCGGGTCACTATCTGAAGACAGCTTCATTATTTCGCCCCTGACGTATGTATTATCATCCTTGTACCGAACCGGAAAAAAAATTCCCCGAGCGAAACGTCTCGGTAAATGTCCTAGTAGTACAAGTCTgtttctcttcccctctcttacATATTGTCATTTATGCGATCAACCCAGAACACTAGGGCCAGACTTTATTTAGCCAAATTTAAAAGGAATAATACTAGATATAATAAACAAGTTTTGAAACTTTCAGAGACTAAATTCTCGTGAAATTTTTCACTTACATGCAAGGTGAAGTGGGTCTCCAAATTCTGAGTGGAGAAGGAGAATAACAGAAGATCATCATCATCCCAAGCTAGTCGTGCCCAACGGCCGTCCCCATATTGGACACTACATGTCACTGGATAAGGTTTAGAGGTATTTGTGGCTTGAGTTCCTGGGATCTGAGCTGGTAAATTCACAGGAAAGCTGGCTTCCACCGACTCAAGTGATCCATGACCCAGATCAGTGTTTTGGCAAGCATCAGTAAGTCGCCTGTGTTTAGTctcacactgtaacatcatctCCATGCTAGTTGTCTTCTTTAGTAGTGCAGAGTTAGAAATAGCTTCTTCCTGAATTTTGGTTACTTTGAAGTTTTTCTGTAACAAGCTGAGTAAATCGCTAACCGACTTTCTAACACTAATCACAAGCTGAGCTTCTAACATTTTACTAAGCTTACTGGTTTCCTCTTGCAGCCATTGTTTCTTCTCTTGGAGGATGACTCTTGATGATATAATGGTGTGGTTGTCATCTTTATGACTCTCGAAGATGCATAAACCACATGCAAGTCTCTCACACTCCCGGCACCAGTACCCCAGCGGCTCCTTGTGATTAACACACTCCTTAACCTTCAAATACCAAAAATAAAGAGAAAATAAAGGTTTTCATCTGGAAAAGAAAATTACCAGAAAACAACTGTTAAAAATTTTAATACTGCACTACAACCTTGCATCCTAAATATGCTAAACTTTGTGTAATATACTCTAACTTCATTTACCGAACCTATCTAAGAATTTGCAGAAATGTAGTTGCCCGTTCAACCTTCAGGTAATTATCATTATGTACAATTTAAAAACAAAGTCTACCCAAAAATAATTTGCCATCCAAACAATTAACAGAATACTCAAGAGATGATATTTCTAAGTGAAGCATTTATACGATATAAACAGAGGTTGTAATGAACGAAAGCTGTGTGTCAAAATGTTTAAATATTTACTTTGCTGTAACTAAAACAATCAAATATGAACAGGATGTGAATAACTGAGAATAAAAAGTTTAATAATTCGCGTTCAGCGCTAAATCCACGTGGATCATCCAGTGCAAGACGTGGTAGATGGAAGCTCGATCCTCAGTCTTTCGAACGCAGACACACGCGcttcctgtttgtactcaccgaGATATCTACTTGGAGAATAAGAACAAGCAACGAATGTGACGTTAGCACGTATGAATTAGACCTCTATGCTCACACCTcatttttaaaatttaaatacAAATTATTCTTACTATACTCTATAAAGACTTTCGAACAGGAACAAAGAATTCAGCAAGAGTAACAGAACAAACTAAAAAAATAGCACCAAAAATACAGACAAAATATTCCCTAAATATTCGCTTCGACGTCCTTTCCCAGGAAAACAACTAACCCAAGCTGAACAAATTTTTAATTGTTCCACCAAAACAAATCTTCATAAAAGTTACACAAAATAAGGCTTAATTTGCCTAAGCTTTAAGAATTTTCCTAACTATTTAGCTATGTGGTGCAAAATAAAGATGTTGAACTAAAACCTTCGAGGGAGAGTTCGCCTGAGAGGCTTATCTATCTCGACTTTTCtgggggggggttatcctaggtaatttatactaatTATGATCAttgtacttctgtgtacctgtacctacatAAATTTGAGCTCAACATGGATAAGTCTGAACGTCGGCATTCCACTACAGCCGCCCCCCGTCCCCCTTCCCTTGGTGCCAGTACCATTAATCAGGTCATCTTATTGCTAATACCCGTAAATGGATTTTTACTGGacgaataaaaagaaaaaaaatcacctgGGTAGTAGTGGAGTAAGTGTCAAGGACAGCGagtatagtgtagctgggaggAAGACAGGAGACTGTGGCTGCGGCGTGAAGCTTACGGCAGGCAGGACAGGGCAGACCTCCTGGTT
Above is a window of Cherax quadricarinatus isolate ZL_2023a chromosome 11, ASM3850222v1, whole genome shotgun sequence DNA encoding:
- the LOC128687516 gene encoding uncharacterized protein — its product is MAEEEDIMEDALTCGICSEEYQAGTREPVTLHCGHTFCRHCLLTLEKPGGLPCPACRKLHAAATVSCLPPSYTILAVLDTYSTTTQVKECVNHKEPLGYWCRECERLACGLCIFESHKDDNHTIISSRVILQEKKQWLQEETSKLSKMLEAQLVISVRKSVSDLLSLLQKNFKVTKIQEEAISNSALLKKTTSMEMMLQCETKHRRLTDACQNTDLGHGSLESVEASFPVNLPAQIPGTQATNTSKPYPVTCSVQYGDGRWARLAWDDDDLLLFSFSTQNLETHFTLHWSAFSVLGSVMLRPVFLDLMAGVKFLGRVTIKLWSHLRRAQHFMGLCLGIWGATFKDTTFSRVHETQFCKFLIGGTYRPRGGGSPSTAGLMENLEWDGQYAGEDIEGQIVAFGGGHTHLDSVFGICVTAKSKGGRSRCPFGNVVSGMEVLKQAATYVPSSQISIVQCGVIFSHDELKDILI